The Candidatus Omnitrophota bacterium genome includes a region encoding these proteins:
- a CDS encoding FAD-dependent oxidoreductase, with product MTERMFDIAIIGAGPGGYVTAIRAAQLGKSVAVIERQALGGTCLNVGCIPT from the coding sequence ATGACGGAACGTATGTTTGATATCGCAATTATTGGAGCGGGCCCGGGCGGCTATGTGACGGCCATCCGCGCGGCGCAGCTGGGCAAGTCCGTGGCGGTGATTGAGCGCCAGGCCCTGGGCGGTACCTGCCTGAACGTGGGCTGCATTCCCACCAA